The DNA window CAGGTCACCATTCCTCCGCCAGTGCAGCGGAATTCAGGACCTGACGGAACAGGTAAGATTTTTATGTAGGTCAACGACCCCTTTGGCGGTCTTGACATTGCGCCGCAGGCGCAAATTTCCTTCCCGACCATTAATCAATTCAATCCCTGACACAGCGAATCGAAAAAGCATAGAACTTTCTGCTATCATAGCGGCTGACTTCTGGATTGTTGTAACTTATGCTCCGATACCAGGCGTAGCTGCTGTTGATCGCGGTGGATGTCCAGAAACAGGCATAGTTGCCCAAATCGGCAAAAACTGCATAGTTGCTGCCACGATAGCCGCCCGGTAACGCGGTAAACCCGCATCCATTGGTGCCCGAGTTCGGGGGGAGCCAGTGTACCGTCCCGGTTTCTTTCATTTTCCATCCTGCTACCGCGTCGCCCCCCAGATAATTGATTAACGTCTGCCATTCGATATCGCTGACCACATGCCAGCCGGCCGGCGCAATATTCCGGCTGTCGGTCGCTGCATACCAATTATACATGCGGCCATATGTAGCGACATTGGCTTCATCATTATTATAATTGCAGTAAGCTCCGGAAGTCAGGCTTGCCCAGGTGGAACTGTCGGTCACATTGGGGATGGGATCGCCATTGCGGTAGTGTGTCACTTCTATATTTTCCATCATCCACCATTGATCCCCTATCTTAATTGTGCGATAAATATTGCCGTCGATATCTGTCACCGTACCCATTGAATCGGTCGTCATGAATGATAAAATACTGCCATAGCCTGTGCCGGCGCTATTGGTAGCGTAGGCCCTCACATAATAAGTTGTCCTGGCAGCCAGACCGGTTAGGGAACTGGCAAAAATTCCCGTTCCCGTGCCTTCGGTGGTTTTTTCATCAGCCACCGTCGGTGTTGAACCGGTGCTCCAGCAAACCCCGCGGGCGGTAACGGTTGCTCCGCCGTCTGAAGTGATATTTCCGCCGCATTGCGCCGTTGTCTGAGTTATTTCACTAATATCGGCGGTAGTCAATATCGGCACCGTATTCGGGCAAATCGGCGCCGGGCCACCCTGGTATAAATATTTGATCAAATATGTTATATCCTTGATATTCACAACGCAGTCGGCGTTAACATCACCGCAAACGCCGGCAGCGATATGAACGGATTCATTAAAGTAGATTGGATTACTACCACCGTTCTCTGCCATCCCGAACACAACATCAAAGTCATCATCATTGTCAAGCCTGCCACAAGCTACACTGGCCGCTCTGGCGCTTCCGAAAAGCTGACCCAGCGAAGTGAAACCTCCTGAGCCATTATTTATCCATAGTTTATTTCCGTTTCCTTGATGGGTCGTAATCAAATCCGGATCACCATCCAGGTCGGCATCAAACAATTTGGCTCTTGAGGCGC is part of the Candidatus Zixiibacteriota bacterium genome and encodes:
- a CDS encoding FG-GAP-like repeat-containing protein encodes the protein MKKPLMLLKLAIILAIFVAGYSIPAAVGSQDCGDVNDDAAVNIRDITSLINFLYKVGPEPNCPNMVPTLATASMPCQGDDSVEIAFRKSEQTLGNTRSFGVAIADVDLDGDNDIFVANYIGPSQLWLNDGEGVFSASPHNFNISEVHGVGIRDLNGDAYPDIFLLSHASPSKVYFGSGSGTFTPGDQNIGLGTDYPGMIVLGDVDGDGDIDAFISYYQLPNRLWLNNGTGFFTMTSPEFGGGNGSEMELADVNGDTFLDLFISFQDQPDEIWINDGSGNFVKSGQELGSSTGYEHVSSGDVDGDSDIDFAVDNSATGVTIWLNENNTGSFIEAGPYFEAGASRAKLFDADLDGDPDLITTHQGNGNKLWINNGSGGFTSLGQLFGSARAASVACGRLDNDDDFDVVFGMAENGGSNPIYFNESVHIAAGVCGDVNADCVVNIKDITYLIKYLYQGGPAPICPNTVPILTTADISEITQTTAQCGGNITSDGGATVTARGVCWSTGSTPTVADEKTTEGTGTGIFASSLTGLAARTTYYVRAYATNSAGTGYGSILSFMTTDSMGTVTDIDGNIYRTIKIGDQWWMMENIEVTHYRNGDPIPNVTDSSTWASLTSGAYCNYNNDEANVATYGRMYNWYAATDSRNIAPAGWHVVSDIEWQTLINYLGGDAVAGWKMKETGTVHWLPPNSGTNGCGFTALPGGYRGSNYAVFADLGNYACFWTSTAINSSYAWYRSISYNNPEVSRYDSRKFYAFSIRCVRD